CCCCAGACTCCCACAGCACGGtcacttccttctttctgcccAGTCTAGTCACTCATTCCCCACTGAGCTGGCTTTCCTTACGGCCTCTGGCCCTGTTCTTGCCCCAGCATGACTTTTTTCAGGGCGCCGTTGTAGGAGCCTCCCGCAGGAGCTCTGTTCCCATGAAGATCCCACTGGTGACTCTCCAACCCCGCCACCATGAACGGGGTCTTGATCCCTCAAACGCCCATCGCTGTGGACTTTTGGAGCCTGCGCCGGGCTGGCTCCGCCCGGCTCTTCTTCTTGTCCCACATGCACTCGGACCACACCGTGGGTCTCTCTAGCACCTGGACCCGGCCCCTCTACTGCTCCCCAATCACCGCTTACCTCTTGCACCGTCACCGACAGGTATGGGCGGCTGGAGTCGGCCTCCGAGAGTTGGTCCCGGCAGCTGGGTGGGGACTTCCGATCTGTCACAGCCTTGGAGTCATAGAGTTGGGGCCAGGGAGACTGATTTTTACAAAAGCGAGAACCCAGAATGCATCTTTAGCCCAGAATAGGAGTGTGGTTTCTAACTGGCTGGCTTGGGATGTTTCAGTGATAAATTGGGGAGGACTTTTAGTCCAGCCAAGGAGATTGTTCCTACCTCTTCACATAAGCTaggccagtgtttcccaaacttgccTCATCATAAGAATCCACCCAATGTGCTGAGTAAAATACAGATTCTCCAatgcctcccttctcccccatctGATTCAGTAGACATAGATAGCACAGGTCGTGGAAATCtggttggaattttttttaacaggtgCCCCCCAAAGGATTATTATGATTTGGAAAGTTTGAGAATCGCTGACTAGACTTGTTTTCTGCACTCTTAATTTAAACTTGTACGAAGGGTGAGGTAgagggtgggaagaggaagggaggattGTTTGGGAATCCCCATCACAGCTTCTGATCCAGGGAGGTATCAGGGAGGGGAGTCTGTGTTCCCTGGGATGACCAACTGTTTCCTCAGGTATCTAAGCAGTGGATCCGAGCCCTGGAGGTTGGTGAGAGCCATGTCCTGCCTCTAGATGAAGTTGGGCGAGAGACCATGACTGTAACCCTCATCGATGCCAATCACTGCCCTGGCTCTGTCATGTTTCTGTTTGAAGGATACTTTGGAACCATCCTCTACACAGGTGGGCTTCCGGAGGGGTCCTTTCCACTTTCCCAGCCTAGACactacttttttgtgtgtgggggggcaaGCCCCgcggtttgcgggatcttagttccccaaccagggtggAACCTGccccctcagcagtgaaagcgcagggtcctaaccactggaccgccagggaattcccaacacgACTTTTCTTGAGCATCTTTGACTTATAGTAGAAGTCTGGAGACCTCCTAGCTTCATGCCACATGAGCACAGTGACCCTTTCTCAACTGATTTCCCACTCTTTAAGGGTATGAACTTTGCAGAGAATCATGAAAAAACAGGAGCACGATGGAGACGTTTCCACAAAGAAGCTGTACTACATTCATCATTGCTAGACTCCAGTTTTTTCCAACAGGCCAGTAGGCAAATGCCCGTTGTTGGAATTGGGAGAGGCTTGTCTTCTATACTTTTGTCTCTGACTGTCTGCCTCCCATATATTCTTCTTCCAGGGGATTTTCGGTATACACCGTCCATGCTGAAGGAGCCAGCCCTGAGACTGGGGAAACAGATCCATACCTTATACCTAGACAACACCAATTGCAACCCAGCCCTGGTTCTTCCTTCCCAAGAAGAAGCTGCCCGCCAGATTGTTGAGCTCATTCGAAAGCACCCACAACATAACATAAAGATTGGTGAgggctttcctttcctttttttctcactcaTGGAGCCAGTGAATCTAGGTTCTTTGGAGTGTCTCACATCTTTCAGGTCTTTGTGCAGATGTccttttctccatgaaatctaccctgacctttttatttaaaattacaatctGCACTCCCACATTCCCAACTCCTGATCTCCTAAACCGATTCAACTTTTTCGTTTTTTCATAGCACTCATCAACTTCCCATATACTCCATATGTTTTAATATACTGTTGCTTATTGTTGATTGTCTATCTCCACtttctctgacacacacacacacacacacacacacattccttgaGGGTGTGGATGGAGGTGGGAAGAAGTCTTATGTGTTTGTGGAACAGAGAAGCAGCAGTATGACAGGTGCCCAGTGGTTGAGGAGGCTGTAAAGGCTGGAGGGGCTGAAGTGCCTGTAAGCCATTTTGAACTTGATCCTAAATGCAACCACTGCTCTTAGGACAAAGAGCTATTGAAAGGTTTTAAGTGGAGAGGGACACTATTGCCCTTATCACCTTACAGTGTATTccataatttatgtatttattgtatttagcttttattatctgtctccctgTGCTAGAATGTAAATTTCACAATAGACAGGCTCTTTGTTTCACTTTTGGATATATCCCAGATGCCTAGGTTAATGTCTGATAGAGGCATCCGGTAAATATTTGTTAGCAAGTGAATGAAGTTTATCAGAATGTAGATATTCAGGTGAGTGTTGTTCTTGCAGTTAGATACATTGAAAACCCAGCTGTCTGCTTGTTCTAGTGACTCCACAACAGTACAAAACATTTTGGGCTTCTTGGAATTGCCTTTTGGGATAGTTTAtgaaaatccatttttattttttaaaatgtaatagatTTAgttccaaatgattttttttgattgtttccaAAATTGTAGTAaatccacaaaaggaaaaaaatttgccACCatgatgaacattttaaaaggatatgcCCCAACTCTGAAAGGAGTTTCAAAATAGGTTTAAACAAaggcattgaaaaaaaaaattatgtacctTCCAGAGTGACTACCAAGTTGATGGAGAGATTTTCCCTCTCAGGATTGCTTGACTACTCATGAAGAAATATCAGTGCTAACTATTCTTGGAGTTTTCAATGCAGAGTTTTCCCAGAGAAGCACAGCTGGCTAGTAGGGTACTGTAGTAGGGCTTGATTAATTTTGCAGATATACAATAatcccctactgtgtgccaagtatTCTGATAGGCAGtgggaatagaaaaaaatgaataaaatatgaggGCTTACAGTCTAGTACTAAAGGGCCTAGAAGAGGTAAAATAAAAGGCGGaaggacagggagagagaaaagaaaatcagctaCCTTTGTGCCCAAAGAGTGAGATTTTGAACCATGATGAGGAATAAGGTGGATATAAAGGAAATATAGATTCTTTAAAGGCGTTCACAGTCTGGTTGTAGACTTGAAATACACCTTCAGAAAAGGTCTGAGAACAACTACTTAAACAACATCTCCCATATCTGTTACCATAACCATTACCCAAATTCAGgcctccatttctttctctataCGTACTGTTCGGGCCTTCTAACTGGTACTTCCGCTTTCAGTATATTCTCATGTAGGTCTTTGAATAATACCGCTGccacttttttttctaaagccCTGCTCTGATCCTATGAATCCTATAATTAGAATTAGCCATTTTCCTGCTTGCAACTCCTTAATGACTCACCTTCACTTACAGAATTAAAAACAAGCTCCCTAGCAGTACATACAAAGCCCCCTATTATATGGCCCTTGCTCACCTCTCTAGTGTCATTTCTTACCAGTTTCTTTGTACCTTAGTAACACTGAAACGACCTCTCTTAAAATGCTCTCTACCATCCCCTTCCCTTGCCAGATTAACTTGTACCCATCATTTAGGACTTATCTAACTTGTCATTTTCAGGAAGCTGTCCCTAACTCTATCAACTGGTAGATGTTTTTCTGTGCCCTCATAATGCTGTGTGCATGTCTGTAGCATGCATTGTTTCTGGGTCCCCAAATAGATTACACTCCTTGAGGactgagatttttgtttgttttcacggTGCCTAACACCTGATAGATGCTTTCCTTTGttgaactgaatgaatgagtggattcTGTGTTAaacttctccccaccccatcctccatatacctcagctcaaatgccacctccttccCAATAGACAGTCAGGGGGTAGTCCCattaattttgtgtatttctATTAAACATTTGGTTGACTTATTAGCttcatcctcttccttctcttactTTCCCCAAACCCTTGAACATTATTCAGGACTCTATAGCCTGGGGAAAGAGTCACTGCTGGAGCAGCTGGCCCTGGAGTTTCGGACCTGGGTGGTATTGAGTCCTCGGCGCCTGGAGTTGGTGCAGCTGCTGGGCCTGGCAGATGTGTTCACAGTGGAGGAGAAGGCTGGCCGCATCCATGCCGTGGACCACATGGAGATCTGCCATTCGGCTATGCTGCGTTGGAACCAGACCCACCCTACCATTGCTATCCTCCCCACCAGCCGGAAAATCTACCGTTCCCACCCCGATATCCACATCATCCCTTACTCTGACCATTCCTCCTACCCTGAGCTCCGTGCCTTTGTCGAAGCACTGAGGCCTTGCCAGGTGGTGCCCATTGTCAGGCGACAACCCTGTAGGGACTACTTTCAGGACAGCCTGAGCCCCAGGCTCTCTGTGCCTCTGATTCCAGACTCTGTACAGCAATACATGAGTTCCTCCTCTAGAAATCCAAGTTTTCTCTGGCTATTGTTAGAAAGGAAGCTAAAGAGACTGAGAACCCAGGGTGTCGTGTTTGAATCCCTTGAGGAAAATGCTGATCACTCTCAAGCTGACAGGGACTTGAAGAAGACCAAGAATGAGAACCTTTCTGGGGAGCTTGAGAAGCAGCCCTCCCACCATCCTTTGAAGATCAAGAAGCAGCCGTTCCTGGACATCCGCAACAAAGAATGGGAGGGTGCAGTCCCTTCCTCCGAGTCCCAGAAGATGGTGACTGTATTGACTGCCCCTTCGGGTTTTTCAGTGCACTTAGGGTCTACAGATAAAGAATTTTCCTCTCCGGAAACTGGGGAGGAAATCAGTGTAGGGCCCTACTTGGTACCCAGGGGAGACaatgcgggctcagcagccacagGGAACCCGAGAGCCTGGATGGGCCAGGATTCTCCCCAGTCTCACAGCAGCAAGGCTGCCCCTCTTCTGGCTCCTGAGTACAGGGGCCTGGCAGTCAAATACCTTCTGACTCCAGTGAACTTTCTCCAGGTAGGGTTCTCTTCCAGGGGCTTTGACCAGCAAGCGGAAAAATACCATCAACTCTTGCTCAAGTACAGACAGGAGAGTACAGAATGACAACCTTGTTTGATCCAAcattgcactttttttttaaattcatcaagagttgtttattttcaaagttaGCACTCTTTGTATTTCTACCACTAACAAATGGGCAGTGCCACATCaacacttcacttttttttttttttttgtggtatgtgggcctctcactgttgtggcctctcctgttgcggagcacaggctccggacgcgcaggctcaacggccatggctcacgggcccagccgttccgcggcatgtgggatcttcctggaccgggcacgaacccatgtcccctactttggcaggcagactctcaaccactgcgccaccagggaagcccaacactgcaCTTTTGAAGATAGTGGCTGATGGCTTACTTGGGGCCTTACTTTTCTGTGGTACATGCCCGCCCTGTAACAAGACTTCTCAAAGCGTGTTCATTGGAATCCTAGTGTCTATGGAATCCTTAGTTCTATAATTGACTTGTGTTTAAGAAACACTTTACATTATAACCCCTTTACAGTATATGTGAGCACATTAAATGTTCTGGGAAGTCCTGCAGTAATTTAAtctgtttaactttgtttaacccagtatttctccaaacttttttttttttggctgtgtggcatgcgggatcttagttccctgatcagggatcgaacccgcgccccctgcagtggaagcagagtcctaaccactctgCAGACTTTGTGAACATGCAGTCCTCTTGTGTGGCTGCAGAAAGAGATAGAGTCTGATCAAAAAGGACCAGTTTATTCCCAATGTTTTGTGTGTCATGTGTCATTCCCCATGTCCCCTTCTGTCTCTTCCTAGATAAAAGTCCCTaggtagttctgttttttaatttaggaaCTGTGGTGCAGGAGGATAAAGTGACCCAGGCAGCATGTTCCAATCCTGAAGGTCACTGATTTGCTGTGACCCCATCCAagtcacttcctgtctctgcctctgggAGGGAACAGGAAGTGATGAAGATCCttgaaaaactggagaaaatttCCACCTCTGCCTCCGTGAGAGTTTGCAGTTAGTGTCCCTGAGGACCTACCTGGAAGACAGCCAGCTTGGGGACTGGGCACCCCTCATCAAGGCAGTATCTGGAACCCAGCCAAACATTAGGCTTAGGGTAAGATGGGCCTCCCAGCTGCCTAGAGGCCCTGACTATTTGGCTGAAATAAGGTTACAAAATATCAAATGTGCTGCCAGATAGTCTTGATTGTTCACACAGCTGGGATATTTGCTGCCCCCCTCCACCCAGTATCCCCCCCTTCCATCCTTGGGTTGAGTAGGGAGCTGGAGGACATAGACTGTTTGTTTCAGTAACCAGGGCAGAGACGAAGGAGCCAgctggtggaaggggtgagggtgtGCAGTTCTGCCCTGACCTTCTGCTCACAGCCTGACAAAATGCCAAACCAATAAGCAGGACAGCAGATACCACAGTCACAGGGGGCACAGGCATGTGGAGCTGGGCACATGGATAAAAACTGTTTCACAATGGAGCTTCAAGCCTTCACAATGAAGAAGCCTCTGATTCTTGTCCAGGGGGCCGGAAATTGTCTACTTCTGGAGGAAGATATGAAGAGTTTAGAAAGCAAAATAAGGCCTTTCTCTTGGGCAAGCTGTATACAGCTCTGTTTTGTCAGTGACCTTCACTGTAAGCCTCCCATGGGCCCACTAGGAGCCATAGCAGGTGAGGCATGTGGGGTAGCAGGGGACATGGGCACTGTCCTGGGCTTGAATCCAGGGTTCCTGGGCAAATAGAGATATCAGGCTTCCATagcagagcctcagtttctcatctgtaaaccaggGACTCTCCTGATTGCTTTGGAGGTTAGAGAATTGGTAAAATTCCTAGCTCAGTGCCTATCACATgatggatattttaaatattggttCTCTCAGCctctggttctttaaaaaaaaattattccctatataaaataagaaacttTGGAAGtcatacaaaatataaagaaaaaatcagaattcCTCCATGTAGATCAAttgttttcttctagtctttttctgtgcatgtaaatatattaaatatataattttttttccaaattgggGTAATACTGTATATAGTTTTATATCCTGCATTTTACTCttaatattttaagcattttctcatatcattaaatattattcaaaatgtcattttaatagtTGTATAATACCCTATCATATGGGTATACCTTAATTAAAACTATttgttttattcaacattttgtgTGCTCTTTTTTTCACAATTACACATACTACAATGGACATTCTTATGCGTATATCATggcatttgtgtttattttcttggaGTAAATTACTGGAAGTGGGATAacagttttaagtttttaaaatttattttattgaagtatagttgatttccagtgttgtgttaatctctactgtacagcagagcgattccgttatacatacatatacattcttctccatattcttttccattatggttgaatatagtcccctgtgctatatagtaggaccttgtttatccattctctatataataggttgtatctgctaatcccaacagTCTTAAGTTCTTGATGCAAATTGTGCCCAGTGCCCTCCAGAAAGGTTTCCTTACTATCCTTTCTGCAGAAGAGGATAGCATTAAAATACCTTGAAGACTCATTAAGTTCAAATGGTGTCATTAGAATGGTACATAGAAAATCATCTTGTGTGCTACATTAATATTTACTAAGCTGTGTGGGCAAGGCTTAGCCTGACTTCATCTGGGAGCCTCTAGCTGTCTCACTTCTGTGCTACTCGAAGGTGGCTGGGAGAGATAAGGTAGTCTTCAGTACAAGGGCCCCCAGATGGGAGTTATCTTCTAGCAACAAGGAAACCTGTCAACTCTTGGCACGTGCTGTGTCACACGTATTCCTATAGAATACCTTCCATATAGAGGCGGGATCTATATGAATtcagatgggggggtgggaggtagAAGCAAAGGACTTTGAGGAATTTAGTTGTTGGTGGCATGTTTCTGTATTAATAatgggaagggacttccctggtggcgcagtggttaagaatccgcctgccaatgcaggggacatgggttcgagccctggtccgggaagatcccacatgccgcggaggatcccacatgccgcggaggctcccacatgccgtgtagcaactaaacccgtgcgccacaactactgagcctgcgctctagagcccactagccataactactgagcccgcatgccacaactactgaaacccgcactccgagagcccgtgctctgcaacaagaagccactgcaatgagaagcctgcacaccacgacgaagagtagcccccactcaccgcaactagagtaaagcccacgcatagcaacgaagacccaatgcagccataaataaataaataaataaaaatttttaaaaaagaaataatgggaaGATTTCATACTATTCTAAATTAAATTTGTCTGGCTTACAATAGAGATTGGCAGTTGtcttatttgtttcatttctcaACACTCCCTCATATAAACATGGTGCTTTGCTACATCTTTAAGAAgccaatttaatttatttttagaatttaaggATGACCCCATAGATCTATGAAGATCTTGCAATGAAGCTTGAAGTTACTGGGAGA
The genomic region above belongs to Phocoena sinus isolate mPhoSin1 chromosome 1, mPhoSin1.pri, whole genome shotgun sequence and contains:
- the DCLRE1B gene encoding 5' exonuclease Apollo; this translates as MNGVLIPQTPIAVDFWSLRRAGSARLFFLSHMHSDHTVGLSSTWTRPLYCSPITAYLLHRHRQVSKQWIRALEVGESHVLPLDEVGRETMTVTLIDANHCPGSVMFLFEGYFGTILYTGDFRYTPSMLKEPALRLGKQIHTLYLDNTNCNPALVLPSQEEAARQIVELIRKHPQHNIKIGLYSLGKESLLEQLALEFRTWVVLSPRRLELVQLLGLADVFTVEEKAGRIHAVDHMEICHSAMLRWNQTHPTIAILPTSRKIYRSHPDIHIIPYSDHSSYPELRAFVEALRPCQVVPIVRRQPCRDYFQDSLSPRLSVPLIPDSVQQYMSSSSRNPSFLWLLLERKLKRLRTQGVVFESLEENADHSQADRDLKKTKNENLSGELEKQPSHHPLKIKKQPFLDIRNKEWEGAVPSSESQKMVTVLTAPSGFSVHLGSTDKEFSSPETGEEISVGPYLVPRGDNAGSAATGNPRAWMGQDSPQSHSSKAAPLLAPEYRGLAVKYLLTPVNFLQVGFSSRGFDQQAEKYHQLLLKYRQESTE